In Oryza sativa Japonica Group chromosome 11, ASM3414082v1, the following are encoded in one genomic region:
- the LOC4350218 gene encoding acetolactate synthase small subunit 1, chloroplastic, which yields MATATAASRLAVAGAEPARARRHRPTTVAVCGGARPRSRPAAVVAAAGAAAPSPATGGVAPVPPSPRGSIIKRHTLSVFVGDESGMINRIAGVFARRGYNIESLAVGLNKDKALFTIVVSGTEKILKQVVEQLNKLVNVIQVDDLSKEPQVERELMLIKLNVEPDKRPEVMGLVDIFRAKVVDLSDHTLTIEVTGDPGKIVAVQRNLSKFGIKEIARTGKIALRREKMGESAPFWRFSAASYPDLEVAMPSKSHVNTAMKTANQNSEESSQGDVYPVESYENFTTNQILDAHWGVMADGDPTGLCSHSLSILVNDFPGVLNVVTGVFSRRGYNIQSLAVGPAEKEGTSRITTVVPGTDESIAKLVHQLYKLIDVYEVQDLTHLPFAARELMIIKIAVNTTARRAILDIADIFRAKTVDVSDHTVTLQLTGDLDKMVALQRMLEPYGICEVARTGRVALRRESGVDSKYLRGFSLPL from the exons ATGgctaccgccaccgccgcctcccgcctcgcGGTGGCCGGCGCTGAACCCGCTCGCGCCCGGCGCCACCGCCCGACGACGGTGGCAGTCTGCGGGGGCGCGAGGCCGAGGTCGCGCCCCGCggccgtcgttgccgccgccggcgccgccgctccctctccggccaccggcggcgtcgCGCCGGTTCCGCCAAGCCCCAGGGGCTC GATTATAAAGCGTCATACACTATCAGTTTTTGTTGGAGATGAAAGTGGGATGATTAATCGAATTGCTGGAGTTTTTGCTAGAAGAGGATACAACATTGAGTCATTGGCAGTTGGGCTGAACAAGGACAAGGCATTATTTACAATAGTAGTATCTGGAACTGAGAAAATACTGAAACAGGTTGTAGAGCAACTAAACAAACTTGTTAATGTTATACAG GTTGACGATCTGTCGAAGGAACCACAAGTTGAAAGAGAGCTAATGCTTATAAAACTAAATGTTGAGCCAGATAAGCGACCGGAG GTGATGGGTTTGGTTGACATCTTCAGAGCAAAGGTGGTTGACCTTTCTGACCACACACTAACTATTGAG GTAACTGGAGATCCTGGAAAAATTGTTGCTGTACAGAGGAACCTAAGCAAATTTGGAATCAAAGAAATTGCCAGAACTGGCAAG ATAGCTTTGCGGCGTGAGAAAATGGGAGAAAGTGCTCCTTTTTGGCGGTTCTCTGCAGCTTCCTATCCTGATCTTGAAGTGGCAATGCCATCAAAATCTCATGTCAACACTGCGATGAAAACAGCTAACCAGAATTCTGAAGAATCTTCACAA GGTGATGTCTATCCAGTGGAGTCATATGAAAACTTCACAACAAATCAAATTCTTGATGCTCATTGGGGTGTCATGGCTGACGGTGAT CCAACAGGGCTTTGTTCACATTCTTTGTCCATTTTGGTGAATGATTTCCCTGGAGTTCTCAATGTTGTAACAGGTGTTTTCTCCCGAAGAGGCTACAATATTCAG AGTCTGGCTGTTGGCCCAGCTGAAAAAGAAGGCACTTCTCGGATCACTACTGTTGTCCCTGGAACTGATGAGTCTATTGCCAAGCTAGTACACCAACTGTATAAGCTCATTGATGTTTATGAG gTCCAGGATCTTACTCATTTACCATTTGCTGCTAGAGAGTTAATGATCATAAAGATTGCTGTAAACACCACAGCCCGCAGGGCTATCCTAGATATTGCTGATATTTTCCGGGCCAAAACTGTGGATGTATCAGATCACACCGTAACTCTTCAG CTTACTGGAGACCTTGATAAAATGGTCGCATTACAAAGGATGCTCGAGCCCTATGGCATTTGTGAG GTTGCACGAACTGGCAGGGTTGCGTTGCGCCGTGAGTCAGGAGTCGATTCCAAATACCTCCGTGGGTTTTCCCTTCCTCTGTAG